One Acanthopagrus latus isolate v.2019 chromosome 12, fAcaLat1.1, whole genome shotgun sequence genomic region harbors:
- the LOC119029492 gene encoding uncharacterized protein LOC119029492 gives MVRFLKRRRVVRRRPLAGRRRTAVRRRPRRTFVHRRSHTGQFNVVLRYETAFNVTATNDYMKSWTWTLGNFTGDWAKFDYFRMNCIVVSFIPTFDACFSKESFSMPLNFGWIDFDDSTDPTSKDINRQNLKWWRASRRKSFKIYPRILSSQGTDTYTLNSIKRPGWMNTGAHAAPFLGLKTVFPKSSGQIRYHMIVKAYVSFRQPNFSIGSTN, from the exons ATGGTCAG ATTTCTGAAACGAAGGAGGGTGGTGCGCAGACGCCCCCTGGCGGGACGGCGTCGCACTGCCGTGAGGAGAAGGCCCCGGAGGACATTCGTCCACAGGCGGAGTCATACAGGACAATTCAACGTAGTGTTACGTTATGAAACCGCATTTAACGTGACAGCTACCAATGACTACATGAAATCCTGGACCTGGACGTTGGGCAACTTCACAGGAGACTGGGCAAAGTTTGACTACTTCAGAATGAACTGTATTGTGGTGTCATTTATACCCACATTCGATGCATGTTTCTCAAAAGAATCATTCTCAATGCCGTTGAACTTTGGATGGATTGACTTTGATGACTCAACTGACCCCACCTCCAAAGACATCAACAGGCAGAACCTGAAATGGTGGAGAGCAAGCAGgagaaagtcatttaaaatctaCCCAAGAATCCTGTCCTCACAGGGAACAGACACATACACCCTGAACTCAATCAAACGTCCCGGGTGGATGAACACCGGGGCTCATGCTGCGCCCTTCCTGGGGCTTAAAACTGTCTTTCCAAAATCAAGTGGACAGATAAGATACCACATGATTGTGAAGGCCTACGTCTCATTCAGACAGCCGAACTTTTCCATCGGATCCACAAACTGA
- the LOC119029491 gene encoding uncharacterized protein LOC119029491 isoform X2, with translation MTPPVDECPPGPSPHGSATPSRQGASAHHPPSFQKSAKKRQYKWSEVPGQYYPGTSAPGTMPPTPESSPQPRSEDSTPRKGKGKKRDNPVKRWCFTLNNYTDEDLQHLKEVITEESCLYAIIGKEVGENETPHLQGFVNLKVKKRLSAMKTLISPRAHLERAMGSGAENEKYCGKDGDIYLTIGEPSYSGKRTDLESAVSMLRASKGDMREVADAFPCTYVRYGRGLNAWVDAARLQKPRDFKTNVQIWVGPPGCGKSRAAATLCPDPDEVFYKSRGEWWDGYNGQCLERRPVLFRRVQRNAYVRPKRTV, from the exons ATGACTCCGCCTGTGGACGAATGTCCTCCGGGGCCTTCTCCTCACGGCAGTGCGACGCCGTCCCGCCAGGGGGCGTCTGCGCACCACCCTCCTTCGTTTCAGAAATCTGCGAAGAAGAGACAGTATAAATGGTCCGAGGTACCTGGGCAGTATTACCCAGGTACCTCGGCACCCGGCACCATGCCACCAACCCCAGAATCCAGCCCTCAGCCTAGGAGTGAGGACTCTACACCTCGTAAAGGCAAAGGCAAGAAGAGAGATAATCCTGTGAAGAGATGGTGTTTTACACTGAACAACTATACGGATGAAGATCTTCAGCATTTGAAAGAAGTCATCACAGAAGAATCTTGTCTTTATGCTATTATTGGCAAGGAAGTTGGTGAAAATGAGACTCCTCATCTACAGGGGTTTGTCAATTTGAAGGTGAAGAAACGTCTGTCTGCCatgaaaacattgatttctCCCCGTGCTCATTTGGAACGTGCCATGGGCAGTGGTGCGGAGAATGAGAAATATTGTGGCAAAGATGGAGATATTTACCTGACCATTGGTGAACCGTCTTATTCCGGTAAACGAACTGATTTGGAGAGTGCTGTTTCGATGCTGAGAGCCAGTAAGGGCGATATGCGGGAAGTTGCTGATGCCTTTCCCTGTACTTATGTACGGTATGGGCGGGGTCTGAATGCTTGGGTCGACGCTGCCCGCCTCCAGAAACCACGTGACTTCAAGACCAACGTGCAGATCTGGGTGGGACCACCCGGATGTGGAAAGTCACGTGCTGCTGCTACGCTTTGTCCTGACCCGGATGAAGTGTTCTACAAGTCTCGTGGTGAATGGTGGGATGGCTATAATGGACAGT GTCTGGAACGTCGTCCAGTCCTGTTTCGAAGAGTACAACGCAACGCCTATGTACGACCCAAGCGTACCGTATAA
- the LOC119029491 gene encoding uncharacterized protein LOC119029491 isoform X1, with the protein MTPPVDECPPGPSPHGSATPSRQGASAHHPPSFQKSAKKRQYKWSEVPGQYYPGTSAPGTMPPTPESSPQPRSEDSTPRKGKGKKRDNPVKRWCFTLNNYTDEDLQHLKEVITEESCLYAIIGKEVGENETPHLQGFVNLKVKKRLSAMKTLISPRAHLERAMGSGAENEKYCGKDGDIYLTIGEPSYSGKRTDLESAVSMLRASKGDMREVADAFPCTYVRYGRGLNAWVDAARLQKPRDFKTNVQIWVGPPGCGKSRAAATLCPDPDEVFYKSRGEWWDGYNGQCNVIIDDFYGWVKHDEMLRICDRYPHRVPVKGAFVQFLAKNVYITSNIMPDVWYKFESYNPAALMRRINVFQVWNVVQSCFEEYNATPMFCLLMSLEVGSVESSKSIHPKFNGIENDSFEKHASNVGINDTTIQFILK; encoded by the exons ATGACTCCGCCTGTGGACGAATGTCCTCCGGGGCCTTCTCCTCACGGCAGTGCGACGCCGTCCCGCCAGGGGGCGTCTGCGCACCACCCTCCTTCGTTTCAGAAATCTGCGAAGAAGAGACAGTATAAATGGTCCGAGGTACCTGGGCAGTATTACCCAGGTACCTCGGCACCCGGCACCATGCCACCAACCCCAGAATCCAGCCCTCAGCCTAGGAGTGAGGACTCTACACCTCGTAAAGGCAAAGGCAAGAAGAGAGATAATCCTGTGAAGAGATGGTGTTTTACACTGAACAACTATACGGATGAAGATCTTCAGCATTTGAAAGAAGTCATCACAGAAGAATCTTGTCTTTATGCTATTATTGGCAAGGAAGTTGGTGAAAATGAGACTCCTCATCTACAGGGGTTTGTCAATTTGAAGGTGAAGAAACGTCTGTCTGCCatgaaaacattgatttctCCCCGTGCTCATTTGGAACGTGCCATGGGCAGTGGTGCGGAGAATGAGAAATATTGTGGCAAAGATGGAGATATTTACCTGACCATTGGTGAACCGTCTTATTCCGGTAAACGAACTGATTTGGAGAGTGCTGTTTCGATGCTGAGAGCCAGTAAGGGCGATATGCGGGAAGTTGCTGATGCCTTTCCCTGTACTTATGTACGGTATGGGCGGGGTCTGAATGCTTGGGTCGACGCTGCCCGCCTCCAGAAACCACGTGACTTCAAGACCAACGTGCAGATCTGGGTGGGACCACCCGGATGTGGAAAGTCACGTGCTGCTGCTACGCTTTGTCCTGACCCGGATGAAGTGTTCTACAAGTCTCGTGGTGAATGGTGGGATGGCTATAATGGACAGTGTAATGTCATTATTGATGATTTCTATGGATGGGTGAAGCATGATGAGATGTTACGTATATGTGACCGCTACCCTCATCGTGTCCCTGTTAAGGGTGCATTTGTACAGTTCTTGGCTAAGAATGTGTATATTACATCCAATATCATGCCTGATGTATGGTATAAGTTTGAGAGTTACAACCCTGCTGCGCTTATGCGTCGTATTAATGTGTTTCAGGTCTGGAACGTCGTCCAGTCCTGTTTCGAAGAGTACAACGCAACGCCTAT GTTCTGCCTGTTGATGTCTTTGGAGGTGGGGTCAGTTGAGTCATCAAAGTCAATCCATCCAAAGTTCAACGGCATTGAGAATGATTCTTTTGAGAAACATGCATCGAATGTGGGTATAAATGACACCACAATACAGTTCATTCTGAAGTAG